A genome region from Tolypothrix sp. PCC 7712 includes the following:
- a CDS encoding GNAT family N-acetyltransferase: MINKDLIIKIVESPEEFAAIKAIRIAVFQEEQGVEAALEFDGKDEICDHLIAYLNQEAVGTTRIRYLDNKIAKIERLAVLSKARGKGIGKQLMEKAIEIIAHQHIPEVIVHAQKYIQGLYDNLGFIPEGEVFMEADIAHIKMKRKLL, translated from the coding sequence ATGATCAACAAAGATTTAATTATCAAAATTGTTGAGTCTCCTGAAGAATTTGCAGCAATTAAAGCAATTAGAATCGCTGTATTTCAGGAAGAACAAGGAGTAGAAGCTGCTTTAGAGTTTGATGGTAAAGATGAAATATGTGACCATTTAATTGCTTATTTAAATCAAGAAGCTGTCGGTACTACCAGAATTAGATATTTAGATAATAAAATTGCCAAAATAGAAAGACTTGCCGTTTTAAGCAAAGCTAGAGGTAAAGGTATTGGTAAACAACTTATGGAAAAAGCAATAGAAATTATTGCTCATCAGCATATTCCAGAAGTTATAGTTCATGCTCAAAAATATATCCAAGGTTTATATGATAATTTAGGTTTTATACCAGAAGGAGAAGTCTTTATGGAAGCAGATATTGCTCATATCAAAATGAAGAGAAAATTATTATAA
- a CDS encoding cyclic nucleotide-binding domain-containing protein, which translates to MLSPVQTISIFQKQPDPQVFSAGQVVFGEGQPGDFMYGIIQGEVQIFINNKLIETIHPGEVFGIGVLVGIKNRTYTAIAKTDVQLAFLNEQRFIFAVQETPVFALQVIKNYSERLTRLEHRFSTIAI; encoded by the coding sequence ATGTTAAGTCCTGTACAAACAATCAGCATCTTCCAAAAACAACCTGATCCTCAAGTATTTTCAGCAGGACAAGTAGTCTTTGGAGAAGGACAGCCGGGTGATTTTATGTATGGCATCATCCAAGGAGAGGTTCAAATATTCATCAATAATAAGCTGATAGAAACAATTCATCCAGGAGAAGTTTTTGGTATAGGCGTACTTGTAGGCATAAAAAATAGAACTTATACAGCTATTGCCAAAACCGATGTTCAGCTTGCTTTTCTAAATGAACAAAGATTTATTTTTGCGGTTCAAGAAACTCCAGTATTTGCGCTGCAAGTTATAAAAAATTATTCAGAACGTCTGACTCGTTTAGAGCATCGCTTCTCCACAATAGCAATTTGA
- a CDS encoding class I SAM-dependent methyltransferase translates to MTQLEKSRNSLSDFQLRDGIYFPKNYEQLNSTEHKQKWDAIGKTYYGSQKIEQLPETSAIKQDYTLLGGKPGGTWNKFPENKSVGSILEIGCGYGRAPLHLSKDKNLRCEKYYAIDISESLLRRLIKVKQEYDFFPGAEFNIICNSAEILPLADNSVDLVISNCVFMHIPDAQLRNLLSEIFRILKPGGSFVFNHSFHNKDCPSHIIHNFIRNLNVFSRNPIYLKQYSAREIAEMLNDAGIKEKCPQYTVEHTTEYAILPETIKGIPLPFAKAFNRSLKPSDAWKETLAYGFSAYSNPLA, encoded by the coding sequence ATGACTCAATTAGAAAAATCTAGAAATAGCCTAAGTGACTTTCAGTTGCGGGATGGTATTTATTTTCCCAAAAATTATGAACAGTTAAATAGCACTGAACATAAACAAAAATGGGATGCAATTGGTAAGACTTATTATGGTTCTCAAAAAATTGAGCAGCTTCCCGAAACATCAGCTATTAAACAAGATTACACTTTGCTAGGTGGCAAACCAGGCGGTACATGGAATAAATTTCCTGAAAATAAATCTGTTGGTTCTATTCTAGAAATTGGTTGTGGTTATGGACGCGCTCCATTGCACCTTTCAAAAGATAAAAATCTGAGATGTGAAAAATATTATGCTATTGATATTTCCGAATCTTTACTCAGGAGATTAATTAAAGTAAAACAAGAATACGATTTTTTCCCTGGTGCGGAATTCAATATAATTTGTAACTCAGCAGAAATTTTACCATTAGCGGATAATTCTGTGGACTTAGTGATTTCTAATTGTGTTTTTATGCACATTCCAGATGCACAATTAAGAAACTTATTATCTGAGATATTTCGTATCCTTAAACCAGGTGGCAGTTTTGTATTTAATCATTCCTTTCATAACAAAGATTGTCCGTCCCATATTATCCATAATTTCATTAGAAATCTCAATGTATTTAGCCGGAATCCTATTTATCTCAAGCAATATTCAGCTAGAGAAATAGCAGAAATGTTGAATGATGCGGGTATCAAAGAAAAGTGTCCGCAATATACAGTGGAACATACAACAGAATATGCAATTTTACCAGAAACTATCAAAGGTATTCCATTACCATTTGCAAAAGCATTTAATAGAAGCTTAAAGCCTTCAGATGCTTGGAAAGAAACTTTAGCTTATGGTTTTAGCGCCTATAGCAATCCGCTAGCATAG
- a CDS encoding FAD-dependent oxidoreductase — MKAESKQKRVVVVGAGWAGLGATYHLAKQGYDVTLLEAGPYPGGLVAGWKTAAGSSVEAGIHGFWYPYRNIFALINELGINPFTTWTRSAQYSPAGLEVESPIFQDLPRLPTPLGTFLYTKFQRLPLIDRLSALPLLYAVVDFDNSPDAWRRYDFVTARELFKDFGVSARLYKEAFEPMLLVGLFAPGEQCSAAATLGMLYFFILAHQADFDVVWCRGTVGEKIFSPWVNLIEKAGAKVLSQKRVTDVIVDSNNRATGVVCGDEVFDADAVIFAVGITGMKKIVANSPSLQNREEFRNLNNLGAIDVLATRLWFDRKIDIPRPSNACFGFDATTGWTFFDLNAIHDEYKNEPGTVIEADFYHGNQFLNLSDEEIVPIVQRYLTTCIPAFREAKVIDKSVIRLPNAVTHFAPGSYRYMLPATTTFTNVFMSGDWIVTPHGSWSQEKAYVTGLAAANSVISYLGAGQPAKILPVEADEPHIQAARSLNQTVRQLGKSTLPDFWLP, encoded by the coding sequence ATGAAAGCAGAGTCAAAACAAAAACGGGTAGTCGTTGTAGGTGCAGGTTGGGCTGGTTTAGGGGCTACCTACCATCTGGCAAAACAAGGATATGATGTGACGCTTCTAGAAGCCGGGCCTTATCCTGGGGGATTAGTTGCTGGTTGGAAAACAGCCGCCGGAAGTTCTGTGGAAGCGGGTATACATGGCTTTTGGTATCCTTACAGAAATATTTTTGCCCTCATTAATGAATTAGGAATTAATCCTTTTACAACTTGGACTCGTTCTGCTCAATATTCTCCTGCAGGATTAGAAGTAGAATCACCAATTTTTCAAGACTTACCCAGGCTACCCACTCCTTTAGGAACTTTTCTGTACACTAAATTTCAACGTTTACCATTAATTGACCGTTTAAGTGCGTTACCTTTACTTTATGCTGTAGTTGATTTTGATAATTCTCCCGATGCTTGGCGGCGTTATGATTTTGTCACAGCCCGGGAATTATTCAAAGATTTTGGGGTTTCGGCGCGACTTTATAAAGAAGCTTTTGAACCGATGTTATTGGTAGGTTTATTTGCCCCTGGCGAACAATGTTCAGCCGCAGCTACATTAGGAATGTTGTACTTTTTTATTTTGGCACATCAAGCTGATTTTGATGTTGTTTGGTGTCGAGGAACTGTTGGCGAAAAAATATTTAGTCCTTGGGTAAACCTTATTGAAAAAGCAGGCGCAAAAGTATTATCTCAAAAACGAGTTACTGATGTAATTGTAGATAGTAATAATCGAGCCACAGGTGTAGTTTGTGGCGATGAGGTTTTTGATGCCGATGCTGTAATTTTTGCTGTTGGTATCACTGGCATGAAGAAAATAGTTGCTAATAGCCCCAGCTTACAAAATCGTGAAGAATTTCGTAATTTAAATAATTTAGGAGCAATTGATGTTTTAGCGACTCGCTTATGGTTTGACCGCAAAATTGATATTCCTCGCCCTTCTAATGCTTGTTTTGGGTTTGATGCAACTACAGGATGGACATTTTTTGATTTAAACGCCATCCATGATGAATATAAAAATGAACCAGGAACAGTAATTGAAGCTGATTTTTATCATGGCAATCAATTCCTCAATTTAAGTGATGAGGAAATTGTGCCTATTGTTCAGCGTTATTTAACAACTTGTATCCCAGCATTTCGAGAAGCAAAGGTGATTGATAAAAGTGTAATTCGCCTGCCAAATGCAGTGACTCATTTTGCACCAGGGAGTTATCGCTATATGTTACCAGCTACAACTACTTTTACTAATGTGTTTATGAGTGGTGATTGGATTGTCACCCCTCATGGTTCATGGTCGCAGGAAAAGGCGTATGTCACTGGTTTAGCTGCAGCAAATTCGGTAATTTCTTATTTAGGAGCAGGTCAGCCAGCTAAGATTTTACCAGTAGAAGCAGATGAACCCCACATACAAGCAGCGCGATCGCTCAATCAAACAGTCCGTCAATTGGGCAAATCTACCCTACCTGACTTTTGGTTGCCTTAG